TCCCGAATGTTCAGGCGACGTCGACCGGGGTCAACGCTACGAACTCGTAAGGCCGTCGCCTCGCCCCATCGGAGCCCGGTGTACGCAAGTAGCCGGACAAGCTGGCCGTACCTGGCCTCCGAAGCCAGCGCCTCGACCTGCCGATGCGTCAGGAAGGGACTGCTGCAGGTTTGGTTGACTCCTGACGGGTAGGGGCGTTGGCTCCTGCTGGAAGGATGTGCGCCATGGTGAAGGCGTATCCGGAAGAGTTCCGCCGTGATGTGATTGCGGTCGCCCGAAAGGGTGAGACGTCGGTGCGGCAGGTCGCGAGGGACTTCGGTGTCTCCGAGTCCTGCCTGGCCCGCTGGCTGCGGCTCGCGGACCGTGACGACGGCGTCAATGTTGCAGCGGCGCCGTCGGCGAAAGCCGTTGAGCAGGCGGAGCTGCGGGACGCGCAGAAACGGATTCGGCTCCTCGAGCAGGAGAACGAGATCCTCCGTCGGGCGACCGCGTATCTGTCGCAGGCGCATCTCCCAAAATGATGTACCCGCTGGTCCTCGAACTCGCCGCCGACCGGATCCCGGTCGCGGTGGCCTGCCGGGTGCTGGGCTTCTCGAAGCAGGCGTTCTATCGGTGGCGTGCCAGTCCGGTGACCGATCGCGACTGGGCGGACGCGCACCTCACCAACGCCGCGATCGACGCGCACCGCGACGACCCGACGTTCGGCTACCGGTTCATCGCCGACGACCTGCATGCAGCCGGCCATCGGGTGTCCGAGCGTCGGGTGTGGCGGTTGTGCTCGCAGCAGCAGTTGTGGTCGTTGCATGCGAAGAAGCGCGGCCTGAATCGCAAGGCCGGGCCGCCGGTGCATGACGACCGGGTTCGACGTGCGTTCACGGCGCCGGACCTCGACAAGCTGTGGTTGACGGACATCACCGAGCATCCGACGGGTGAGGGGAAGCTCTATCTGTGTGCGGTGAAGGACGCCTGTTCCCGTCGGATCGTGAGCTACTCGATCAGCGATCGCATGCGGTCCTCGCTCGCTGTCGCGGCCCTACAGATGGCGGTGGACCGCCGGAATCCGGCCGGGACGGTCGTGCACTCGGACCGCGGCAGCCAGTTCCGGTCGAAGAAGTTCGTCCGCGCGCTCAGCGACGCCGGGCTCCTCGGGTCGATGGGCCGAGTCGGTGCGTGCGCGGACAACGCTGCGATGAAATCGTTCTTCGCGCTCCTGCAGAAGAACGTCTTGAACCGGAAACGATGGGCCACGCGGGAAGAGCTCCGGCTGGCGATCATCACCTGGATCGAGGCGACCTATCACCGGAAACGACGCCAACGTGGTCTGGGGAAGTTGACCCCTATCGAGTACGAGACGATCATCAACCCACAGGTCGCACTCGCGGCCTAAACGAACGAGTCAACTCAACCTGCAGCAGTCCCCAGCGGTGGGGTATGCCCCAGCGCAACGGTCGCTGTTGGCTGCGCCTGTGGTTCTAGGGTCCCCTCGGGTCTGTGCCACACATTTGTGCGCTGATCTAGGGCTTCAGCGGCGCATCGCAGTGGCGAGACCCGTTAGTGGAGAGTGACGAAGGCTTGCGGTTCGCTGCTCGCGCTCGAGGAACAGGCGTGTGCGCCCGGCACACCTGGTCCGACGCACTATGGCTCACCCCGCTGGCATGGAGGAGGCAGGCAGGGCACCGAGTCGCGAGCTCACGAGAGTGCACCGCAGAGGCACCAGGGGCGCTCCTCGAAAGAAGAAAACCCCCGCGTGAACGGGGGTTTTCTGTGGCGGGTCATTTGCAGGTCTCGGAGCCCCTTGCTGTTAGGCCGATCGGGGGCCCTGCTCTTGGGCTCGGGGTCTGAGTTTCCCCTGGGCTGACCCAGTTTTTCCCCTTTTCGCATCAACCCCAGTTCAGGGGCGGTACGTCCGCAGCTCCCCTCGATATCCCAGCCCAGCGTGGCAGCACCGTTCTGCGGCAGGCACACCCCGATGTCGTCCGCTGATGGGACGATCCGGTCGTGGACGAGACCTCTGTGCCGACGACTCTCCCTGACGACGATGCTTCTGAGACAACGAGCGGCGGGGACGGCAAGTCATCCGACTTCATCGAGGCTTTCCAGTGGCGCGCTGACGACAACATGGTTGCGCTTCGGTTCCGAAGCGGCGTGGTGCGCGGTTTCAGCGGTGACGCCTTGCACGCGATTCATGCGAAGGACTTTGCCATGGTGGAGGTTTACCCGTGGCGCCGGTCGGTGTTCTTCAAGACGACGCGAGGAGATGGGTTCTCGTCGAGATTCGGATCGCGCTTCAACTCGTCACCCCTTCGTGACCGGCCCGTTGTGTACCTGGATCAGAATCAGTGGAGCACCCTGAGCAAGTCGGTCCACGCTCCCTGGCGCGTGCAATCAGACGACGAGCTGAAGGCGGCTTGGCGTCTCATTGGCCTGGCCTCGTCTGGCAGGGTGGTTCTGCCACTCTCCGCCGCTCATCTTGGAGAGACAGGCAGCTTCGGGAACGACGAGGGACGCTACGAGCTGGCGGTGGCGATCTTGTCCTGCAGCGGCGGATGGCAGATGCGCGACCCCCTCCAGGTTCGGGCCGCAGAGTTCCGTCAAGTCCTCGCCCGCTCCTCCGGCAAGCCGGCGGCGCTAGTGCCAGACGTCTTCACGCTGGAGCCGTACGCTGCTCTCGATCCTGCAACTCGAGAAGGGTCCTCGCCGCGCAAGGACCACGCTGAGCTCCCTGCTGAGTGGACTTACGCCTACACGGCGTCGTTGTCGAGCATGGTCTACGCCTCGATGATGCTCGACCAGCAGGCGACGCCGCGCGGCGACATGACGGGTTGGGTGCAGCGAGTGCAGGAGTTTTCTACATGGCTCTCCGGCGAGACCAATCGAACGAAGCAGCAACGAAGGCGCGCCGCAGAGGTTTTCATGTTCTCGGATGCCACCCGGGAGATCGCGCGTGCCAGCTTCGACGCAGGGCTGAGCCTGAGCGAGATGTCCGCGTGGACCCAGTCGACGTGGCACCTTCCGGAGCTTGGAGCACCCGCGATATCGCTGTTCCGCGCCACGATGATCGACAAGCTGCTCGGTTCAGGTCGGTGGGAAGGTAACGACCTCACCGATCTCTTCTACCTGTGCACCGCGGCCGGGTATGCCGACCACGTTGTCGGTGAGCGACGAACGATTGGTCTACTTGAGCAATCGGTCCGACGTCTGCACGCTCCGGTGAAGCTGCACCGGACGCTGGCGTCAGTGGTGGACGCCCTGAGCAGTGAGCAGTGAGCAGTGAGCAGTGAGCAGTTTTCGTGTGCTGACTACACCTGAGGTCAGGGCTCCGGTCGGGGCTTCGGTTGCGGCGGTACAACAACGTTTTGCACGGTCAGCGGCTTAGCGCCGGGAGCCTCCTGCTGACTGTGTTCGATGATGTCCCGAGCGTCCATCGTCTCTCCGCGGGCGTCCATCGTGTCTTTCTGACCGGCGCCCTCGTCTCGGGGCCGCTTCTCGGTCATTTCGACGTTCCCGGGCGCGGGGCAGGCTTGGTTACCTTGCTGTCGCGTCGAAGCGGTTGCGCTCCAGGCGCGGACTGCTGCCCTTCGTTGCGGCGTGACGGCGTCTGCGGCGACTTCGGTTGTTTGTTGCTGGACATGACCGACCTCCTGATACGACTTTGCTTGCGATCATTCTCGCATTCCGTTCCGATACAGGCATCCTTGACAGGTGATCCCCACCACGTTCGCCGGTCTGGCTGTCCTCGTCGTCGCGCTCCTCCCGGGCTTCGTCTTCGTGTCGCTCCGGGATCGACAGGGTCCGTCACGGACTCGCGCCGCGTTCCGCGAGACATCGGTGGTGCTGGCAGTCAGTGCCGCTTCCTACGTCATTCCGGCGGTCGGGTTGGCTCTCGTCGCAGTGACTAACGCTGATGCACGAGCACAGCTTGAGGCGTTCCTTCGGGAACCGGTCGCGGCTTGGCAAGACCGTCCGCTCCTGGTGTTTGCTGTCGTCGTACTCGCGATCGTCCTCGCCGCAGCCGTCGCCGGAGTCGGTGCCCTCATCTCGCGACACGACAGCCGACACGATCCGACGGCGTCAGCGTGGTGGAATGTGTTCTCCGCGAACGACAAGGGCGACGCCGCTGTCCGGAGGGTGTCTGTACACCTCACGGATGGGACGCTCATCGTTGGTAACCTCAACTCTTTCAGCCGTGAAGTCGCCGAGCACGGAGACCGCGAACTCGTACTGCAGCACCCGATGTGGGTTCAGCCCGAAGGCGCCGAGGATCTGATCGAGATGCAGGCAGCCGCCACACTGATCAGCGCAAGGAACATCAAATTCATCAGCGTCGAACTCTTCAACGAGGGCGCTGAGCCTGACCAAGAGCCGGAGAGCGACGAGGAAACCGCTCCGTAACCGATGCCCTAACGCAGCGCTCGTCCGGCTATGCCGCGGACGAGCAGCGCCATCATGCACGGTGAGCTGTTCATGGAGCATGGCGCGGCGCCATTCGAGACCGTTGAGGTTCCGCGGCGCTGGCCACGCTCAGCAGGTCGTGTGCAGAAAGGTACCGTCCAGTCGCACTCTTCGATACGCTTCTCTGGTGTCTGAGGAGAATAACAACGAGGCAGTAGCAGCGATGAAGCCCTGGTCGCGGATCCTCCTCGGAATTGCTGGCATTGGGCTTTCATCGACCGGTTGCATCGCGGTCTTCGCGCAAGGCACCAACGTCGCGGGCGTTCCGCTCCTCATCGTCGCCGGAGCCGCGTTCCTCTACGTATCGCTCACGGGCCAGCAACTGATTCAGCTTAACAAGGACGGATTTGTGTTGAGCCGAGTCGCACAGCTGGAAAAGACGCTGCGCCAAGCAGCTGCTGATCCAGCGATCCCGCTCGAAACGAAAGAGCGGTTGGCGGAGATCGCAGAAGACAACGGAGTCCGCGTCCCGCGTCCGGGGGTCGAACTCGAACTTCGCGTTGATGAGACGCTTCGCCGCATAGGACTCGCAAACGGCTTCAACGTGACAAGCCCGTCGGGCCGAAATCGTCGCGATGTGGATTTCGTCCTCACCGACGATGCTGATCGCAAGGTTGGCGTCGAGGTGAAGGGGCGGATGCGACTCCGACAGGCTGCCGACGCCATCCGGCAGCTGCGGGCCACTGACTGGGAGCGCAAGCTCCTGATCGTCGACGGCGGCGTTCCTGAGGAGTTCGCGGCACCGTATCGAGCTGAAGGGATCTGGATCGTCGCCTGGGACCCCGATGACGAGTCACAACTCGTGGAGACGCTCAGGGCGATGGGATTCGTCAAGTCCTGATGGATCGGGTGCAGTGAAGTCCGCGCGCACGACCGGAGCCACAAAGCCGGCAGTCACTGCCGGCTACGAGAACCAAGCGCCCGAAGAGCGACCTGGGCTCCAAGTGATCGAGTGCACACGCCCCCCTGGCACGCGGTGGGGCTTTCCGGTGCGGCCTAACAACACCAGCGACTGTGTCCCGAGGTCAACGGATCATTTGAATCGGGCCACCTGTTTTTTCGCGCGCGGAGCGGTTCTCTGACCATTGGTTGTAAGACGATCCGACGACGTGTGAAGATAGCCTCGAATGAACTCGGGCGGAAGGTAGTGACGTAGATGCGGCAGCGACTAGCCGGCGAATGGTCCGGATGGGACGGCGATACAGTCGTCGAGCTTTTCGACGGCTCTCGGTGGAAGCAGGACGAGTACTACTACGAGTATCGGTACTCGTTCATGCCATGGGTCACCATCGAACGCGGGAAGATGATGGTAGACGGCATGAACCGGGCGGTCCGAGTGCACCGGATCGACTGACTTCTCCGAAGATTCCGCTCGCCGCTGCTTCTGCTTCGCATCTGAGCTTCTCGCCACCAGGCGCGGACGCTCCAGGAGTGTGGGAGGGTGTCGCTGCGGCAGAGTCGGCTGCCCCGTCAGCCCTCAGCCGACGTAGTCGGCACTGCCGTCCCATTGCCCCTCGACGGCTCCGGTCGCGAGTCCGCTCCAGGAGCCGTTGAGGATGTAGAACGCCGCGCCCCGGAGCCGCCAGGTCACGCCGACGAGATCTTCAACAAGTCCGACCATGCCGTCGAATGTGGTCGCGGTGATGTCCTGCTCGCCGTCTGGCTGACGCTCGAGCCCTGCGAGTTCCCATCTACCGCTGAGGAGGTCGGCACGGAGCATGTCGTGGATGAACCGGTTCCGTGACGTGTATAGCTTGTTCGCGGCGGTCAGGATCGCATTCACTGCTCGCCGGCCGCCATCATCGATGTCATCTCGCTGGCTGAGGAGCGCTTTGCACTCCTTGACGATCGTCGTGATGTACCGCGGCGCGTCGAGGAACGCATCGATCTCGTGACGTCCGCGCAGAGCAGCATGCACGAACCGGAGTGCCGCATCGAGACTCGTCGTCTCCGAGG
The sequence above is drawn from the Curtobacterium sp. L6-1 genome and encodes:
- a CDS encoding IS3 family transposase (programmed frameshift), producing MVKAYPEEFRRDVIAVARKGETSVRQVARDFGVSESCLARWLRLADRDDGVNVAAAPSAKAVEQAELRDAQKRIRLLEQENEILRRATAYLSQGASPKMMYPLVLELAADRIPVAVACRVLGFSKQAFYRWRASPVTDRDWADAHLTNAAIDAHRDDPTFGYRFIADDLHAAGHRVSERRVWRLCSQQQLWSLHAKKRGLNRKAGPPVHDDRVRRAFTAPDLDKLWLTDITEHPTGEGKLYLCAVKDACSRRIVSYSISDRMRSSLAVAALQMAVDRRNPAGTVVHSDRGSQFRSKKFVRALSDAGLLGSMGRVGACADNAAMKSFFALLQKNVLNRKRWATREELRLAIITWIEATYHRKRRQRGLGKLTPIEYETIINPQVALAA
- a CDS encoding DUF6338 family protein: MIPTTFAGLAVLVVALLPGFVFVSLRDRQGPSRTRAAFRETSVVLAVSAASYVIPAVGLALVAVTNADARAQLEAFLREPVAAWQDRPLLVFAVVVLAIVLAAAVAGVGALISRHDSRHDPTASAWWNVFSANDKGDAAVRRVSVHLTDGTLIVGNLNSFSREVAEHGDRELVLQHPMWVQPEGAEDLIEMQAAATLISARNIKFISVELFNEGAEPDQEPESDEETAP